TCATTTTCGTAGAGTTTCGCGTTCAATCAATGTCGCATCACAAAAGTTTGCTACTGATTGAAGTTGTTTGCCGTCAATTCGTTCCATTAGTAACTGTACGCATTTCTTACCCATATATTCAATATCTTGCTTCATCGTCGTCAATTTCGGTGATGCAATGCAATCTAAAAACACACCATCAAAACCTGTAATTCCATAATCGGATAGATTTAGACGCTGATTTTTCAATCCACGTTGAATTCCTAGAGCGATACGATCTGTTGCGCAAATAAAACATGTATTCGGCTCAAAGGTCATCGCCTGTAATAATTGTTCGGCAGCCATCGCAGAATTTTTTACTTGATAGATCTCATAAGTCTGTGACGTTGCTTGGACCATCGCATTTAAAAAGCCTTGTTTTCGAGATGCTGCAAATAACTCTGGTACATCCATGCCAACATAAATATAATGTTCATATCCTTTTGTCATCGCAAACGTTGTAATGGTTTCTACTGCTTTTTGATTATCTGAGTCGACAAATGGCAGATGAATATCATTTTCACCAAAAATAATCAGTGGTGCTTGAATTTCTTTAACCCAATCATAATCTTCTCGAGTCATCCCAGTAATAATATAGCCATCACCGCCACCTAATTCATAAGTGTTTTCCGTGACAAGTTGCAGTGCATAATGGTATTGATCCAATGCTTCCGCAATGCCTTTTATTAAGTGCATATAATAAGGCTCCGTGCTGTCCATCTCTTCTAAAATCAGCACTTTAACAATCATCGTTCGATTTTGTGCCAAGGCTCGAGCCACCGTATTCGGTTTGTAGCCTAATTCTTCCATCGCCTGGTGCACGAGTGTTTTAAGTTCATCCGTTACTAATTCAGGATGATTAATGACTCGCGATACTGTCATTTTTGACACATTCGCTTTTAACGCGACATCTTTTAACGTTACCAAAATTCTCACCTCAATTATTTGTAGCGTCGCTTTATTATATCGCATTTTGACTAACTTTGTCATGGTATCTTGTACAAAAATTAACGAAAAATCAATAAAATCTATCTTAGAACGATTAAAAGTAAAAAAAACTGGTAAAATGACATTTACCAGTTGACTACATTTATTGTTGATAATCATAAATTCGCTGATGATTGACGACTTTTTTCAAGTAGTACCCGGATTCTAGCGCTTGATACGGCGTATCCTCTTCGCAAACTTTGCTTAAAAAGACCGTTTCATACCTTTCTACCGTTAAAGCTTCGCGTCGCTCAAGGTGTGCTAATATGGCAGCTTTATCAATCATTGCCGCAAATCCTGGTTGCAATTGACCAATAATTAATTCAGCAACCGCCCCTGAACCATAACTGAATAACCCTAATCGTTGCCCTTCTTGTAATGAATCGTCCATTGCCAATAATGATAATAAACTTAAAAACATAGAGCCCGTATAAATATTCCCAACCATACGATTGAGATAACTTGCCTGATCATAGTGCGAAAGCCACCGCGAGAGATGAGATTCTGGTGCACCTGAAGCTTCATACGCTAATAAGGCTTTGCGACCCATTTTTGTAAATGGCAAATGGAACACTATCGCTTCTAGTGAATCCAACAGCGTCGGATGATGTCTCGTTGCCTCTTCTAAAATCGTTACGAATTCATCTTGATATAATTTTGTCGAGAATTGTCCATCAACCAACGCATATTCTGAGTGATTAGGACGCCAAAAATCAAATTGATGGTTCGTATGCATATAACTTTTTTCATCAATAGCTAAAATACGTGGCATTGCACTAACTAGCATGGCAACAGCACCCGCACCTTGTGTTGCTTCCCCGCCTGTATTCAGACCATAACGTGCAATATCTGTTGCGATAACAAGTACTTTTCGTTCTGGTCGTAAACGAACATAATCGCAGGCCATCTGTAACCCGGCCGTTGCGCCGTAACATGCTTGTTTAATTTCAAAAGCTTTAGCAAATGGTTGAATCCCTAACATTTCATGGACAAAGGTTGCGATTGATTTAGAAAAGTCCACACCGGATTCTGTACCGACGATAACTTGATCAATACTCGCTTTGTCTTCTGGCGTTAATATGCTTGCTGCTGCATTAGCGGCCATTGCCACAACATCTGACGTAAGAGGCGCCACTGCCATTTTTTCTTGACCAATACCAATGGTCCATTTGTTTGGATCAATGCCACGATACGTCGCTAATTCACGCATATCCATATAATAACTTGGTACATAAAAACCAATTTTATCGATTCCTATTTTCACTTGAATGTTTACCTCCTAAGTTCACTTATGCACTTACGATATTGATATTCAAAATTGTCGCTTCTCATCATAACACTAATAGGATAAACTTGCTAGTTTTTTCGTTTTTTAGTATTAGCACTTGAAAGCTCCCTAAGTTGTATCTAGTTTTGATGCAAGAAATGAACACACATTCAGTGCTCAATTTTTCACTCTACTAGGTTGCGCTTTTGAACTAACTATGACTCGAGCGTATTTGTTCAAGTAATTCAGCAGCCACACGTTGACTCATTGATGGCGCTGCTTTTAATTGTGCAATCAAGGCTTCACGCTCTTGATCCGTTGCACCAACTTGAATCGCCAATTGCCGTGCATGCAATCCCATATGTCCTTTTTGAATGCCTTCAGAGACAATTGCTCGTAGTGCAGCAAAATTTTGCGCTAGACCAACTGCTGCAATGATACGACTGAGTGTTTCAGCATCCGGGTTTCCTAATAATTCAAGCGACCATTGTGCGGTTGGATGTACAGATAAGGTGCCACCGACAGTAGCTACTGCTAATGGTAACTTAATTTTTCCAACGAGTGCGTGTTCCTCTATCGTCCACGTCGTTAAAGGTTGATAAGAACCATCCTGACTCGCAAAAGCGTGTACTCCAGCTTCTACAGCGCGCCAATCATTACCAGTTGCCATTAATACCGCATCAATACCATTCATGATACCTTTATTATTAGTCGTTGCCCGATAGGGATCCAATTGAGCATAACGACTGGCAGCAGCGATACGCGTTGCCATTACTTGTGCTTTTTCTAATTGACTATCCAGCGACTTAATCGGCACACGGCATTTAGCTGTGACTAGTGAATCCGGTTGATAATTCGATAAAATACGCATCAGCGCCAGCATATCATGTTGTGCTTCAATCATCGGGCTTAAACCTTCAAGCACATGATTAATTGCATTGGCCCCCATCGCGTCACAAGGATTAAATCCTAAGTAACCCACAATAAATTCACCTTTTTGCTCAAACCAAACCCGTGTCGGTCCACCCCCTCGTGCGACCATTGATGGCGATAAGATTTTTGCTTGCTTCAACAAGACATCACATTGGTTATTCAGATTAGCTATTAGACCGTCTGGGTCTCCTGAGTATTCAAAGACCATTTGTCCAATTAATTCACGCGGCTGAGCGGTAGTGTGAATATTGCCTACACGTTTTGCTCCATTACTGGCTGCAGCAATTACAGAGGGTTCTTCAATCGCCATCGGTATGACATAAGCTTCACCGTCAATCGTAAAATTAGTCGCGATACCTAATGGTAAAGCGTATTGTCCCACATAATTTTCAATCATTGCATCTCCCGTTGCATCCGTTAATGCGCAAACTTTAAGTTCAGGTAAATGGGGTAAATTCATCGCTATTTCGCGATTACGTTCTTCTCGTGATAAACGGTAAAATCCTGATAACTCCATCAATATTCCTCCTCTAAATTCCATCTTGAATCATCTAAAAAGTTCTCCACTTCAAAGACTTGGCAACATCTTCTAGTCTCCGCTGTCATTAATTCATTCTAGATGGATTATTATTTTATTATTCTTATAATTAGTGCAATTGGAGCAACTAGGTATTGGCATCAAAATATATTTTGTCGCTGCACACAAGCGGTCAACTTTGCTCCAGTGCTTTCAGTCAGAGCATCTGCACTCACGCTATGTTTTAATCTGATGCACACCGATTGACTTGACGCTCACTTTACAATACTCCCTTTTGCGTTATACGCACACTGGCATATTGTATTTCAATTTGTTCAAACGGTCTCGTCGCTCCCTTCATCAAGCTGTCGAAGCGGCTTTAAACCGTCTGAGGAATATCATCCTCTCTGAGACCCTGGCTGCCAGTAGTTCCAGTCAGAATAGTCTTGCTCACAGTATGTTTATTCTAATTTTTTCCTATTATAGTGTATCATAATTGCATTGATTTTTCTCGGTAATTGGCTATTTTTTTGATGTAAAAGTACCGAATATTCAAAAAACTCTTTTAAGCAATTTCAACCATGCTTAAAAGAGTTTCATCCTTATTATGGTGCTTCTGTCGTTTCTTCAACAGTTGATTCTTCTACTGTCGTCTCACTTGTCTCGCTTGGTTTATCAAGTGATGAAACAACCTTTAAGTCGCCATTAATATATTGTTTTAACACAGGCATCCATTGGAATGTCGCTGAGTAAACTGTCGACTCATCCATTTGTTCGTCTGCCTCAGTAGTCGTTGTTGCTTCTTCAGAAATAAATTCTTCTACTTGTTCCATATTGGTGGTTTGCTCATTAGCAATCGGTTTATCTTTATTCTCTGCTTTAACAGGAGACATCACCATATTTAACACCATTTCTTTGTCTTGCCACTGTTCTTGATACGTTTTCTTATCGAGAGCAAATGATTTAATAATCGTCGTCGACTGTCCTGGCTCTAGTCGTTGACCGTACAATTGATTAATTAAGACATAATCACTATTGATGACATTATTATTAATGGTCAGCGTCACTTTACTATCGACCGGCAATAACACTTCATCCGTATTGTTCTCTACCTCCACTTCTACCGAGACAATCACTTGTCCATTCGGGAAGTACTGGAACGACTCCTTATAGTGTTCTTTTGGCGTAAAGTCAGACACTTCAATCCGTTTAACATTAAAAGTAACACCTTTATCCTTGGCCGTCATATCTAATGTTTCGTCTGCTAGGACATTTTTCGTCCCCCACCATTCAGCTGTTACTCGGTCTTGAATACGAGAAGCATTTTCATGTAACTCGGATTCTACTTGTTCACTCAATGGTAAAAACAATGGTAATTCAGATCCTAAATCATTGGTTTCTAATCCTACTATCGCATCATTCGACGCCACTGGTGGTACGACCGTTAAATACAATGCACCTAAATCCTTGGCTTTTTCTAAATCCTCTTTCGATAAGGCAAAGACTAGATAACCTTCAACGGTTGAGCCAGCAGCCATTTCCCCTTTACCATTCTCTAATAAAATCTTTTGCAAATTACCTGATTCCATTGGATACAAACCTTGGCTAGAATAATGGGATACTGGTGCATCCACATAAGTTAAACGTAACTCATCAATAGGAAAATAAAAAGGCGCTTTCGTAGTATTCGTTATGGCTGCATTAATTAATACAATCGCACCCCCATCGTTTGATAATCCCGTAACTGCGTCATTAGATGCTGCTTCATAAATAACCATCTGTTTGACAACTAAATCAAATCCTGCTTGCGAATGTACAATGGGTTGTTTTAAACGATATAATTCATTATTAACTTTAAGCGACTGAATACCCTTGATAGCTTCTTCGACTTCTGCTTGTTCTGGTACAAAACGTGAATCAACAGTCTTTTCAGGTGCTGCAGTCGATTCTGCTGCATTCGATGTCGTTGCTTGCGTTGTCGTTACTTCTGCTTTTTCTTCAATAAATGATTGATACTGCTCGCTAATGCGACGACAGCCCGCTAAAGTAAAAGCTGTCAGTGTCACTAGTGCCAGTTTATTCAACTGTTTCATCCTGATTCCCTTCGTCTTCATTTTCGATTTCTTCTTTTGCTTCTTCTAGTAAATCATCATTATCAATTGTTTTCAATACCATTTTTTGATCATCGTATAAATATTTATCATCATCTTCATAGGCATCACTGGCTTCACGGTACCATGAATAGATTTCTGTCGCAATCACTTTAACCACCGCATACATCGGCACCCCAATAATGACACCCACGACACCAAATAATTTCCCTGCACCCAATAAAATAAATAAAATAGTTACTGGATGGACTTTTAAGCTATTACCTAATACTTGCGGTGAAATAAAACGTCCTTCAATCGTTTGTTCGACCATCATTACAATAATCACTTTAACTAACATCAACGGTGACGTAATCAAGCCCACAATAATCGCTGGTATCACCGCAATAATTGAACCTAAAAATGGGATGATATTAAGTATCCCTGCTAAAATTGCTAAGGTAGCACCGTACTCTAACCCAATAATCGCATAACCAATCGCAAACATAATTGCGACACAAATCGCGACAATTATTTGTCCACGAATATACTGCGATACTTGATAATTACCTTGATAAAGCATCCGGCTGACAGATTGACGGTATTTTGTCGGTACATAGTACAATATTTTTTTAGGAATACGTTCCGCATCCACTAGTAAATAATACAAAATAATCGGAATAGTAATCAATCCAGTCACTGCTGAAGTGACCGTTCCTAAAATATTTCCGATACCACCAAAGGTCGATGACACAATCGGATTCAAGCGCGACGTAATATTTTCCAATGAAAAATTCTCTAATAATGGCTGCAAATCGAATTCTTTAAACAATTTTTCCAATGAAAATGGTAAATTATCAATCATTTCCATCAATGTTTTGTAGTAAGCAGGCACGTTTTCAACGAAAGATTTCGTTTGATTTTGAACAATCGGTACTAAAGAACCAATACTCAAACTTATCACCAAAATTAATAAAATAAAAATCCCAAACACCGAAATGGTTTTGCTAACACCTTGGCGCTCCAAAGAATTGACGACAGGTGCAAAGAGGTAATACAATACCGCACTCGTCACAACTGGAAATCCAAAGAGACTGAAAATACTATGTAAGGGTGTAAATAAATACGCTATTTTGGTAAAAATAAAAATTATTATTAAAACCAGAAGCACGGTTAACAAACTGCTAATTACTTTATTGTCTAATATCGCATGCCAAATGATTGGCTTTTTCACTGATTGGTTCGTTTCAAATTCACGTTGGTGAGGCATAGGACTCCCCCATTTCTATTATCATTATTAGTATTTTAGCATAATTATCAAAAATTTACTGCATAAGACACTTTACAGTACGTTAACAAATTATCGATGTAACAACGTGATGACGGCGTCATAATCCAGTTTTACAGCCATTTCTAATCCAAAATTGCGATGCCATTGACAAACTTCTCCTGGCTAAATTCCCCATTTTTTCCTAAATCCATGTTATACTATTCTTAAAAACAAACCGGAGGTACCCTATGACTGAAACATATTTATTAGGTGGCTATACCAAACGAATCAATAAAGGTATCGCAAGCATTCAATTTGATGCAGCTACACAATCATTTTCTAACTATCAAGCAATTGCACCGTTAAATAATCCCACATGGGTGACAACTTCAAAAGATAATACTTATTTATTTGCTATCGACAAAGAAGAGTTAGGTGGCTTGGTAGTATTTAAACAAGAGGATACTAACAATAACTATACACGTTTGACTGCCTGTCATGCGACAGAAATTCCTGGCTGTCACATTAGTTATCATGAACCAAGTGGTGCGGTATATGTATCGAATTATCACCAAGGTAGCGTCGATATCTATTGCTTTGAAAACGAAACATTAACCTTTATCGAGCAAGTGAAACATAGTGGCTGCAGCGTACATGCTAATCAACAATCACCCCATGTGCATATGACACATTTTAATGCTGATGAAACACAGTTATATGTCTGCGATTTAGGCACAGACTCAGTCGTGTTATACACTATATTAGCAGACGGCACGTTAGAAAAAACAGACACCGTAAGTGTACCTGCTGGAACAGGTCCCCGCCACATTACGTTCCATCCAGCATTAAATATAGCTTATGTGATTGGTGAATTAGCTAATACCGTTTCTGTCTTTACAGTTGCTGATAACGGGCACTTAACGCTCATTCAAACTATTGCAACCACACCAAAAGAATACACTGAAACGTCAGCCGGTGCAGCGATTCGTGTGACTAATGATGGTCGCTTCTTGTATACATCCACACGTTTCCACAATATTATTACTGCTTATACCATACAAACAGATGGCACATTGACCTTATTACAACAAATTAACACTGGTGGTGACATCCCACGTGATTTCATTTTAAATGCGAGCCAAGAATATTTATTAGTGCCACATCAAGATTCAGACAAAATTACTGTCTTACAACGCAATGCCCAAACAGGTTTATTATCAAATATTGGTCGTTCTGCAACAGCACCTGAATGTGTCAATATTGTACCTGTTCACGCATAATGAATCTTTATTCCATCCATCAAACACACCAAAATGTCATTATCAGTAGCTGTGTAACTGGAAGACAAATACTAATACTTTATATCATGGAGCCAGAATTGCTGATTGTCAAAATGGATGGAAACGCACCCCATTACAAATAAGAGGGAGAATCGAATGAACGCTCATTATAAAAAATACGCCGATGTAGCAGCATTAGCCGGGCGTATCATGCTCGAAAGCCATGCTGAAAGCTACCGGGTTGAAGATACTGTCCGTCGGATTATGCAGACCAGTGGGCTTAACATTACCGAAGTCGTCTCAACAACTACTGGCTTATATATGACGCTAGATGATACCAACCCCGAGATTACACCGATTACGCAAGTGCGCCGTATCAGTGAGCGTGGCAATCATTTACGTAAAATCTATCATGTCAATAATGTTTCTCGACAATTAACCGCGGGTTTAATTACGATTGATGAAGCCAAGCAAAAGTTAGAATATATCGATGACTCCGAATACACTGCCTACAGTAAAGATTTAGCCGTCATCTTAATGGTTGTCGCCTTTACCTTATTACTTGGTGGCAATTGGTTAGAAATGGTTATTTCTGTTATTGCCGGAACAATTGTCGCTTTATCACGCATCGGTCGTGAATTAACTGAAATGAATCTCTTTATGTCTGGCATATTTGCAACAGCATTAACTGCATTTGTCATCCCTATCGTGCTATCATTTATCCCGCAATCGCTTAACAGTGATATCATCATCATCAGTGCGCTAATGCCCTTATATCCGGGAACAGCTTTCATGAACGGTATTCGTGACACGTTAAAAGGTGATTATAATTCAGGATTAGCACGTATTGCAGACGCTCTAGTGATTGCAGTTAGTTTAGCGATTGGTGTAGCAATTGGCCTATCCTTGTCATCGGGGGTGCTTGGTACATGATGAATGTCATCTTACAAGGCATTGCCGCCTACATCATTACGGTGACTGCCGCGATATTGGTAGAAGCACCCAAATCACTTATTTTTAAAACAGGTTTTTGCGGCGCTTTCGGATATATTGTCTACTATCTGATATTACCTTATTTGAATATGATTAGTGCCACCCTACTTGCCTGTATCGTTATTTCAATGACAGGACAAATATTTGCACGTTTATTTAAAGCGCCTGTGACAATTTTCTATATTCCAAGTTTTTTTACGCTAGTACCCGGTGCCGCCATTTATCGTACCGCCTTTTATTTGATTCAAGGTGATAGCGAGAAGATGAGTTATCACTTTATACAAACCCTTTTAATCGCCGGTGCCATCGCACTCAGTGTTTTTATTGTCGATTCCTTTTTAGAAATATATCATCATTTAAAACGTTAGGAGTTACATACATGTCCACCAATACGATTGATTTATCGCAAACTGTCCATCAAACTGTACAGGAACATCCAGAGATTAAAGAATTTTTGGTTGAACTCGGTTTTAAACCACTAGCCAATCCACTAATGTTCAACACGATTGCCCGTAAGACAAGTATTATTCAAGGTGCAAAATTGATTGGCTTATCACTAAAAGAGATTCAACAACAACTCGAATGGAATGGTTACGAAGTGATTGGAGTAGATGAAGATGACTAAACGGATTGACGTATTAAAAAATATTTTATTAGATTTACATCATGGCGCAACACCAGAATCAGTGCAGGCGCAATTTGACGCTCATTTTACCGGCGTCAGTGCGATTGAAATATCAATGATGGAACACGAATTAATGAATAGTGATACAGGAATTACTTTTGAAGATGTAATGAAATTATGTAATGTCCACGCAAATTTATTCAAAAACGCAGTACAAGATGTTGGAGTAGACGATAGCGAGCAACCAGGACACCCTATACATACTTTCCGTATGGAAAACATGGCATTACGCTCAGCAATTTTACGTATTAAACGATTACTCGCTGCGATAGAAGCCGCTCCTGAAGCAGAAGCTGGATTACTTGCTGGACTTAAGCGTCAATATGAATTGCTCGGTCAATTTAAACGCCACTATAACCGTAAAGAGTACGTGATGTTTCCAATTATGGAACGTTACGGTCATGATGCGCCACCTAAAGTGATGTGGGGTGTCGATGACCAAATTCGTGAATTATACGATACTGCGTATGAAACTTTATTGGCTTTTCCTGAAACGTCAATTGTCCAAGTAATAGACAGTTTTGAAGTATTCGAGCATGAATTTTTAGAAATGATTTTTAAAGAAGAATCGATTTTGTTAATGATTTTACTCGAAACATTTTCGCAAGATGATTGGCTTAGCGTCGCAAAAGACAGTGACCAATATGGCTACGCCATCATTAAGCCAGAAAAAGAATGGGTGCCAGAGCGTGTTGATTTTAATGCACAGTCACAAATGGTCATGGTTACTGATGATCTAGCAGAAAATGAGCAGGTGATTGAAACCGAACAAGGGACACTAACACTAAAATGGGAACCCAAGGTTAACGCTGTACAACCTATTGACTCACAGCAGCTACTCCCCTTTGGTCATGGTCATTTAAGTTTGCATCAAGTCAATTTAATATTGAATCATTTGCCGATGGAATTAACTTTTGTCAATAAAGACGATATTTTCCAATATTATAATGACCATGTGCCATTTGAAGAGATGATTTTCAAGCGCAATCCAAGTCAAGTTGGACGCAATGTTGAATTATGCCATCCACCAAAACTCATTGAACGGGTTAAATCAGTCATTGAACTTTTGCGGACCGGTCAACGCGACCAAGTTACTATGTGGTTCAAACGAGATGAACAATTCGTTCACGTTACCTACATGGCAGTCCGAAATGACGACGGCACCTTCGAAGGCGTCCTAGAACTCGTCCAAGATATCCAACCCTATGTTAATCTCAACAACGACACCAATAGAGAAATCACATAGTGTGAGCGAGGGTGGGATGCCTTGAACCACTGGAGCAAAGGTCGTAGAAGCACCGTTTTGCTTCAAGAGCTATGCGAAGTGGATGTCAAGCCAACCCGAGCGAACCGGCATACCCATAGTGTGACAAAGAGCGCTTACTCATATATAACAAGCCCCCACAACAACGATATATCACCGTTGTTGTGGGGGTTTTAGCTGTTAACAATATTTTGCGCGAGCGTCTTGAATCATTTGATGTGCTTTATCAATAATTGGCGTATCTGCATCCGTCACTTGTGACAACGGACCACGTACATGGCCAATATCTAATCCTTCACGTTTTAAAATTGTTTTCATCACATCATACAAGTTACCTTGACATTGTACCATGGTGAAAATAATTTCCGTAATTTTCATTTGAATTTCTTGTGCAAGTGCCAAATTATTATCTTTAAAGGCTGCATCGGCTGCTAAAAATAGTTCTGGCATAACACCGTATGTACCACCGATACCACCTTGGGCACCCATCGCACGACCACCGATAAATTGTTCATCTGGACCATTGAAAACTATCACATCACGATTAGCTTCAAGGCAGAAAGTTAAAATATCTTGAACCGGCATGGATGAGTTTTTCACACCGATAACATGAGGATTTTCTAACATTTTTTTGTACAATCCAGTAGATAACGCATATCCCGTTGTTTGTGGAATATTATAAATGATAAAATCTGTTTGTCCTGCATCAATCATCGCTGTCCAATATGCTTCAATGGATGCTTCTGGTAATCGGAAATAAATTGGTGGAATAGCAGCTAATGCATCTACACCTAGACTGGCTGCGTGTTTTGCTAATTCAACACTATCCCGCGTTGACGGTGCCGCAACGTGGGCGATAATTGTCATCTTGCCACCTACAGCTGCAATTACATTTTCTAGCACTAATTTACGCTCTTCGACATTTTGATAAATACATTCGCCGGAAGACCCACCAACATAAAGACCTTTAACACCCACTTCTAAATAGTGTTTTGCCAATTGTTGAATACGTTCTGGGCTAATATTGCCCTCTTCATCATAACACGCATAAAATGCTGGAATAATCCCTTGATATTTTGCCAATTTACTCATAATTATATAATCCTTTCGTTTTAGACACTTCAATGTCTGTTGCTACTAACCAATTAAATACCACGTCATTTACTAAGACATTTAAGCCTTCATGTGAATACTCACGTAATACATGGACCTCTTTTTCGGATTCAATGCGATTGTAAATGGCGAATTGAGTCGACGGTGGGCACACATCATCTTGTAAGCTCACATGCATTTGCACAGAAACTTTAATACGGTGTGCTAAGTTTTTTACATCAATATAGGCCAAAGTATCTAATAATTGGGCTTCAGTTTCGTGATAAGGGTCAAAGAATTTGAAATAGCGGAATAATTCATTATACGCTTCTTGCTTGTCCCCTAACTCTAACACTCGGGCATAATCTGATAAAAACGGATAAATCGTAGCGACACGTGAAATTTTTGGATTCAACGCACCCGTTACAACCGCTAAAGCTCCACCTTGAGACGCACCATATGTCATTAATGATTTTTCATCGACCCAATCCAATTGTGCAATGATATTGACTAATTGATAACAATCTAAATACACATCTTTAAAGAATAACTGGTCACGTCCTTCAATGGCACCACGAATAATCTGTCCCTTTACCGTATTCCCTTTTACTTGTAATTGGTCGATTGAACGACCAGACTGTCCACGCACATCCATGCAAACCACT
The genomic region above belongs to Aerococcaceae bacterium zg-1292 and contains:
- a CDS encoding dihydrodipicolinate synthase family protein, with translation MSKLAKYQGIIPAFYACYDEEGNISPERIQQLAKHYLEVGVKGLYVGGSSGECIYQNVEERKLVLENVIAAVGGKMTIIAHVAAPSTRDSVELAKHAASLGVDALAAIPPIYFRLPEASIEAYWTAMIDAGQTDFIIYNIPQTTGYALSTGLYKKMLENPHVIGVKNSSMPVQDILTFCLEANRDVIVFNGPDEQFIGGRAMGAQGGIGGTYGVMPELFLAADAAFKDNNLALAQEIQMKITEIIFTMVQCQGNLYDVMKTILKREGLDIGHVRGPLSQVTDADTPIIDKAHQMIQDARAKYC
- a CDS encoding acetylxylan esterase, whose translation is MFDTMTLDEMYRYRGKREVPADFDQFWDEELAKVDSIPTYQLIEKTFAIPNCHCYELWFDGTNEAKVFAKVVKPANQDNVPVLFYFHGYQGSSPDWSQCLNYVAAGFAVVCMDVRGQSGRSIDQLQVKGNTVKGQIIRGAIEGRDQLFFKDVYLDCYQLVNIIAQLDWVDEKSLMTYGASQGGALAVVTGALNPKISRVATIYPFLSDYARVLELGDKQEAYNELFRYFKFFDPYHETEAQLLDTLAYIDVKNLAHRIKVSVQMHVSLQDDVCPPSTQFAIYNRIESEKEVHVLREYSHEGLNVLVNDVVFNWLVATDIEVSKTKGLYNYE
- a CDS encoding DUF438 domain-containing protein — protein: MTKRIDVLKNILLDLHHGATPESVQAQFDAHFTGVSAIEISMMEHELMNSDTGITFEDVMKLCNVHANLFKNAVQDVGVDDSEQPGHPIHTFRMENMALRSAILRIKRLLAAIEAAPEAEAGLLAGLKRQYELLGQFKRHYNRKEYVMFPIMERYGHDAPPKVMWGVDDQIRELYDTAYETLLAFPETSIVQVIDSFEVFEHEFLEMIFKEESILLMILLETFSQDDWLSVAKDSDQYGYAIIKPEKEWVPERVDFNAQSQMVMVTDDLAENEQVIETEQGTLTLKWEPKVNAVQPIDSQQLLPFGHGHLSLHQVNLILNHLPMELTFVNKDDIFQYYNDHVPFEEMIFKRNPSQVGRNVELCHPPKLIERVKSVIELLRTGQRDQVTMWFKRDEQFVHVTYMAVRNDDGTFEGVLELVQDIQPYVNLNNDTNREIT